ACTTCCTCCGGTTGTGCTTTCGGCTGACTTTCCGTATTGGGATCTACGATCACACCATTACCGGCCGTCAGACCAAAACGGGCGCCGCGAATATAATAAGGGGCAGTACTCATGCTCTCTGTCCCTCCGGCAATTATTGTATCGTCCAAATTACATGCAATTTGTTGTGCAGCATTATTAATCGATTGTAGCCCGGAGCCACATTGCCTGTGCACCGTATACCCCGGTATTTCGATCGGCATCTCTGCGCGAAGTGCAGCCTTTCTCGCGATATTCGGTTGGTCTGTGCTTTGCTTCACATGCCCAAGGATGACTTCATCCACTTTTGAGCTATCCAACTGGGTACGCGAAAGAAGCTCTTTCATGACATGCGACGCCAGATAATCCGGTTCCACATCTTTTAATGTTCCACCCATTCTCCCAATTGCTGTTCTAACCCCATCAATGATGACAACATCTTTCATTTGATAACAACTCCCATTATTTTTTATAAAGCCCCTACCATTCCACCATCAATATTCACCGATGTACCTGTAACATAAGAAGCAGCATCTGAAGCAAGGAAATTAATCACTTTTGCTGCCTCATCGGTATCCCCAATACGTCCTAGTGGAATTTGGCGTTCTTTGCTTGAAAACTGTTCCCATGATAGTTCCGGATTCTGTTTTTTCCACATTTTTTCGATCTGCTCACTCCGAATCAAACCAATACATACGGTATTCACGCGAATATTATCCCGACCAAGATCTTTACTCATCGCTTTCGTTAAGGACATACCTGCTGCTCTGCTGACTGAAGTAGGTAATGATGATGCAGAAGGTGTCTTCCCAATTGCAGCTGTCACATTGACGATCGCGCCACCGCCAACTTGCCTCATATGCGGGATGGCATTACGAGAACAATGAATGGCACCGAATAATTTTAAATCAAGGTCTTGCTGCCAAAGGTCGGTATCTACGTCTTCAAATGAATAGGCTTGTGAAGTACCGGCGTTATTAATTAAAATATCTAAACGTCCATATTTTTCAAACGTAGCAGCAACTACTTTTTGACAATCTTCTTTGTTTGAAACATCCGTCTCTACAAAAAATACTTCTTTACCCGTTTCTTCCAGAATATAAGCTGCCGCTTCTTCCAAACGACTTTTATTTCTGGCACAGATGGTTACCTCGGCACCTTCTTTTACTAAATATAGGGCTGTTTCCAAGCCTATTCCCCTGCTGGAACCGGTGATTAATGCAACTTTTCCTTCTAACCCTAATTCCATGGGCAAGCTCCTTCCATGTTGAAAAACCCCCCTCGGCGGGGAGTTCCATTATGAATATTCCTTTTTCAACCTTGATGCGATAATGTTCTTTTGAATTTCCGATGTTCCCTCATAAATCTTGGTTATGCGGGCATCACGGTAGTAACGCTCGATAGGGTACTCCTTCATATATCCCATTCCTCCATGGATTTGCACGGCAAGATCAGCCACCCGATTATAGACTTCAGCGCCGTGTAATTTTACCGTCGCTGCTTCTTTGATGAGGTTCTTGCCTTGATCACTCATCCATGCCACTTTATACGTTAGCGCTCGCAATGTCTCAATATCCAACGTCATATCAGCGAGATAATGTTGAATGACTTGTTGCTCAAAAATCGGTTTTCCAAATTGTTCTCTTTGCATCGCATAATCAATGGACATTTCATATAACTTCACACAGGAACCTAAATTCCTTGCCGCTAACCCGGCGCGACCACTAGCTAAAATCTTTAAGGCATTGACATATCCCTTGTCTTCTTCCCCAAGAACATTTTCAATAGGGACCTCACAATCCTCGAAAAACAATTCTACTGATTGAGAGCCGTGCAGCCCCATTTTTTCTTCGACCTTCCCAACACTAAATCCGGGGAAATCTTTTTCAACAATAAAAGACGTAATTCCTTTTGCGCCTTTTTCTGGACTAGTTGCGGCCATTACCGTGAACACATCTCCAATGGTTCCGTTTGTGATAAAATGTTTTGACCCGTTTAAAATATATTTATCGCCCTTGCGAACAGCCGTGGTTTTTAGAGCTGCCGCATTCGATCCTGCTCCGGGTTCGGTTAAAGCAAAAGCACCGATCAATTCCCCTCTCGCCATCGGAGGCAAATATTTGTTCTTCTGCTCTTCTGTTCCCATTTCTACAATGCCCACACTTCCAATGCCTGTATGGGCACCGATAACGGTGGTATACCCATTAATGGTCTTTCCCAACTCCTCATATACGGCGCACTTCCCAATCATATCAATGCCTAAGCCGTCATATTCGGCGGGAATGCTTAATCCGAACAATCCGAGTTCTTTGCTCTTGTCCATGACATCTTTGGGAATTTCATCTGTTTCTTCAATTTGATGGGCCACAGGATCCACAGTTTCATAAACAAAATCTTTGACAGTGTCTTTTAACATTTGAATATCTTCCGGGAAATCGTAATTCATTTTCTCTCCTCCATATCGATTAAACTATTTTTTTCTGTTTAAATTGTTGAATATCAGTTGGAGAATATCCCAATTCATCCAATAATTCTTGATTATGTTCACCCAAATCCGGTGCGTTTCGTCTAAGGTCGCCTTTTTCGGTGGAAAATTTAATCGGGAAACCAATTTGTTTTAGCATTCCCAATGCAGGATGCTCACTTTCGATCATCATCTCTCTAGCGATAACTTGAGGATCAGCAAACACTTCGTCAATATCGTAAACCGGTCCTACACATGTTTCTTCTTCTTTTAATAGGGTCAACCACTCCTGTTGATTTTTCTGTAAAAAAATACGCTGCAATTCTTGTTTCATCTCTTGTTGCTCATCCTCGGGCGCTGACAAACGTTCTATAAAATCCTCTTTTCCAAGCAGTTGGCAAAGCCTTGCCCAAAACTTTTCTTCTAACGCGCCTACGGAAAGGTACTTTCCATCTTTCGTTTCATAGACGCCGTAGCATGCCTTTTGCCCGGAGAGCCTCGTCTCTCCCCGCTTCGGTTTTTCATTCGCTGCCAGATAACCTCCGGCTACCCCTGATAACCAGGAAAGCACCCCGTCCATCATGGAAATATCAACATATTGCCCTTGACCCGTTCTTTCTTTATGAAGGAGCGCCATTAACACCCCGGACAAGGACATTAAAGATCCCCCGCCAATATCTGCGATTTGCACACCGGGCACAACGGGCTTGCCATTTTTTTCACCGATTAAACCCAATACGCCGCTATATCCAATGTAATTAATGTCGTGGCCAGCTAATTGACTGTAAGGACCATCCTGGCCATAACCGGTAATGGAGCAATAAACGATCCCCGGGTTGATGGCAGACATTTCGTCATAAGATAATCCGAGCTTATTCATCACTCCTGGGCGAAAACCCTCGATGATGACATCTGCATCCTTGGCAAGATCTTTGAAAATGTCTCTGCCTTCCTCACTTTTCAAATCAAGAGTGATGCTCTTTTTATTTCTATTAAGAACTAAGTGCCTTGAACTATAGCCTTCGATAAATGGATCGGTGTTTCTGCCATAATCACCAATGACTGGTTGCTCCACCTTGATCACTTCAGCGCCATAATCCCCCATTAACATCGTACAGTAGGGGCCGGGCAACAACCTCGTCAAGTCAAGAATCCGGATTCCATCTAGCACGCCCATGTGTTTTATCCTCCCGCTTTACATGTTATTTTTTTAAAAAGGTAAAAGCTGCTGATGCTGTCGCAATCAGTCGCCCTTGATCATCGATCACTTTTGATTCCATCGGCAAAATACGTTTACCGGAATGAACCACATTTGCAGTGGCATAGAGTACACCGTCTTTAACCGGGGCCACAAAATGTGAATTGAAAGAGATCGTTGCTACTTTAACGTCCCTGGATGAGCGTATAGTCACACCCATAATCGAATCCAACAATGATGTAATGGCACCGCCATGCAAGTATTGATTACAATTCATTTGGTTTTGGGATACCGGCATTTTAATCCTCGCCTCTCCCTCTGACAAATAATCCATCGATATCCCCATGTGCTTCCAAAAAGGGGAATCTTCAAAATCATTCTGTAGCCATGTTAAGTATTCGTTATCCAAATGCTCCCTCTCCCTCTATTTAAATGTTATCGTCCAATCTTTTTCGTGCCGATTGTGCTTCTTCTAATATATTGTCAAATAATTGCTTCACACTTGGGATATCATCAATTAGCCCGACCCCTTGTCCTGCCCAGCCAAACCCTTCTTCTGCATCCCCGTCTTGAATGAACTTTTGATTCGCTTCCCCGTTGATATAGGGCCATAATTCCTCAAAGGTAGCTCCCTTTTCTTCCATTTGCGCAATTTTTTCAGTAGCTTCGGAACGTAACCCGCGCGCTGGGATGCCGATTGATTTTTTGATGATAATGGTTTCATTCTCCCGCGCATTTACTATGGCTTCTTTATAGCGGGGGTGGGCGATACACTCTTTTGTCGCTATAAATCGCGTGCCCATTTCTATCCCTTCGGCTCCTAAAGCCAAAGCGGCAGCATAACCTCTCCCATCTACTAGCCCTCCACTGGCAAGCACCGGGATCGATACAGCAGCCGCTACTTTCGGAACTAAAACAATCGTGCCTACATCATCTCTGCCAAGATGGCCGCCCCCTTCGGTTCCCACGACGATTACCGCGTCAGCGCCTAATTCCTCTGCTTTTTGCGCTTGTCGTACTGAAGCCACGAGCACGAGTTTTTTTATGTCCGTTCCTTCCAATTGTTGAAAAACGTTGGACGGATTGCCTGCTGTGACAGAAATGGCAGGAACTTCTTCTTCAATGGCCACATCTACAAAGTGGTCAACCGGGCGTCTTCCCAGAGCGAAATTGATGCCGAAAGGGCGGGTTGTCAACTGTTTTACTTTTCGGATTTCAGCACGTAAGCGCTCCGCGTCTTTAAAAAAAGTAGCCGTTATTTGCCCAAGGCCTCCCGCGTTTGAAACAGCAGCGGCTAACTCGGCAAATGCAAGATATGCGAGACCACCTTGAATGATCGGATAATCGATTCCAAACGTTTGACTTACTCTATTTGGCACAGAAACAACTCCTCGTTGATTCTATTATTCTAAACCGCTTTCAATTATTTGTCTTTATTTTACTTATAAAAAATTTTTTTGTCAAATAAATTTAAGGATTTTACACATGCATCAAGGCAGGTGTAACCACCCGCCTGATCAGAATCATTTTGATGGGAGTTCACATTCAAATTTTCCTTTTACTTTTACTTCCCCATCACGATTTATGGCTTGAACTTCACCTACGACTCGATTATCACCTTTTTTGTCCAAAATAGACCCTACGATCCGTATACTTTCACCCGGATAAGTCATCTTCTGGAAACGAACATTCAATTTTTTTACATTTTTTCTAGGCACCCATGTAGTAACACCCTCGGCAGCCATTCCCATGATCAGCATCCCATGAGCGATAACACCGGTTCCGGCTTGCTCTCCAACTTCCTCTACTGTATGCAGCGGATTAAAATCCCCAGAAGCGCCAGCATATTTAACCAATTGCACTCTCGATATTGGGTCTTTTTCAATGACCGGAAAGTTTTCGCCAACCTCAATATAAATTAGCCCCAGTCCAAACCATCAAAAATTACTTGGCAGATTTGGAGGAGAAAAGACGAGCATACGTTAGAATCATTCAACGAAATTATTGACGATAATGATCAACTGCCTTTGTCCAATCAACCTAGGAGCAAGTCCTCCGGTGAATCGAGGAGCAGGCCGGAATGAAGATTTTCATGGCAAAGCCTTTCCAATCAGACCCATCGTAGCACCGCCGATTCACACACTCGCTGATACAGAAAAGGCAAGGGTCAGTAAGCGTATCCGAGTCACAGACCACCCTTTCAAAGGGTGGCTTGAATTCGCCTTATAAGGGCATGTTACCAGCTGCGCCTAAAGGCGCGGTTTCACCAGCTTTTTTCAAGCATTCTTTTTATCGACTTAACCTATCTTCAATTATATCCGCCTCTTCTTGTTGCTGAATATATTCCCTGATGACATCCTTATTGATCCCTACAGTACTTACATAGTATCCTTTCGCCCATAAGTGCCTACCGTTTCCTTTCTGCCTCATTTCGGGGAATCGATCAAATACCATGAGGGCACTTTTACCCTTCAGATAACCCATAAATTCAGAGACACTAATTTTAGGTGGTATTTTGACGTACATATGCACGTGATCTGAACTTATACTTCCTTTTTCCAACTCTACATTTTTGTACTCGCATAACCTTCTCAATATTTCCCCTACTTCTCGCCTAATCTCCTTGAAGAAAACTTTTCGACGATACTTCGGGATAAATATGATATGATAACTACAGTCCCATCGGGTGTGGGATAGACTCTTTGCACCCATGGGATACCGTCCTCCTTTGCTTATGAATTTGGCTGGTGAAACCAATTTCATTATAGCAAAGGAGGACTTTATTTCATCACGCCTCACGGCACTTCCTGTTCAATTCTCCCACGCATAGCGTGGGGCTTAATATCTGAGTTATCTTGTTCATAACTTGATATAATAGGAATGATGATTTTGGATACAGATACAAGCATAGCTTCGAGTGCACCGAACGACCTTATCCTGCAAAACTTGTCTGCTATACGGATTCAAACATCTTCACTTCCCTTCCTTTGGTTTCTTTGCACGATCATCAATTAGAGTATTATTCCGACCTATCAACGGAAAACCTATGATCTGGAAAAAACAAGTCACAGTGTGAACATGGATTTTAAAAAAATGCCGATTAGGGAAAAGTCCCAGACTGGAATTTCCGTATGCCATCAAACAAGAAAACAAAATGCAGGGGCTATCAAACCCCTGCTATTACTCGCTTATTCCCCCCTTTGGTTAGTGTTCCTGACGTCGGAGAGAAATGCTTAGTTTTTCATCAGACTTTTAACCCCGAGTCAAAGTCCCTTAAGAGAGGGGAAAATACTCTAAATAACTAGCAACTCTCACCCAAAATTGAATGAAAAGGAGAAACATAAGGGACCAAACCACAGACGAGGGCGCATCCCTCGAGGGGCATTAACCGAATCAAATGTAAAAGAGCATCTATGAAGTAGATCCGTTAATCAACACAGAAACATATTTTGTTTCCAAATATTCTTCGATCCCTTGAAAACCGCCTTCCTTACCGATACCACTTTCTTTTACCCCTCCAAAAGGAGCCTGCACAACAAAAGGAGCTGGATCGTTTACACCAACAATACCAAACTCTAATTTTTCTGAAACCCGATGCATACGACCAAGATCTTTCGTGTAGAAATAGGATGCCAAACCATAGTTCGTTTCATTTGCTTTTTGGATCACTTCATCTTCTGATGAAAATCTTATTAAAGGAATAACAGGGCCAAATGTTTCCTCAGTTAGAATTTTCATACCTTCTTCCGTATCGGTTAAAACAGTTGGAGAATAAAAGTATCCATTTGCATGCTCTCCATCTTCTAATCTACTTCCTCCATATACAAGGTTTGCCCCCTTATTAATGGCATCCTTAACATGTTCATGGGTTTTATGGAGACCGTCCTCACTAATCATTGCTCCGATATCGTTAGCCTCATCCAGTCCATTTCCTACCTTTAATAATGATACTCGATCTTTTAAGCGTTCCGCAAATATTTCATATATGGATTCTTCCACATAGATTCTATTTGGACTTACACATTGTTGTCCTGTCGAAGCAAATTTACTTTTTACTAAACCTTCCACTGCAAGATCTACATCAGCATCAGGGAAAATAATAAAAGGTGCATGTCCCCCTAGTTCCATAGAAATCTTCTTAACCGTATCTGCTGATTGTCTCATTAGGATTTTCCCAACTTCAGTAGAACCTGTAAAAGTAATCTTCTTCACATCATGACTTTCCATTAAGGCACTTGCTACTTCCGTCGCTTCACCCAATACTAAATTTACAACCCCCTGTGGAATCCCAACTTCCTCAAATACTTTAAATAATTCAACGGAGGATAAAGGTGCCTCCGGAGCTGGTTTTAATATAAGCGTACATCCTGCTGCTAGAGCAGGAGCAAACTTTCTGGCTATCATATATAATGGAAAGTTCCAAGGTGTAATGGCTCCAATAACACCTACTGGTTGTTTTATAGTTGATATTCTTTTTTGGTTGTCTGATGTTGGAATCGTATTTCCGTATACTCTTCGTCCTTCTTCGGCATACCAACGAAAAAAATTAGCAGCTGCTTGTACTTCATATAAAGCATTATGGATAGATTTTCCCATTTCTTTAGTTATGATGTTAGCAAAATAGGACTTTCTCTCTTCCAATTTTTCAGCTACCAAATTGAGATACACCGCACGTTTTTCGGCTGTAGTAGCTGACCAACCTGAAATCGCTTTTTTTGCTGCTTTAATAGCATACTCTGTTTGTGTTTTATCCACTAAAAATACTTCATCAACTAGTTCACTAG
The Salicibibacter kimchii DNA segment above includes these coding regions:
- a CDS encoding acyl-CoA dehydrogenase family protein; protein product: MNYDFPEDIQMLKDTVKDFVYETVDPVAHQIEETDEIPKDVMDKSKELGLFGLSIPAEYDGLGIDMIGKCAVYEELGKTINGYTTVIGAHTGIGSVGIVEMGTEEQKNKYLPPMARGELIGAFALTEPGAGSNAAALKTTAVRKGDKYILNGSKHFITNGTIGDVFTVMAATSPEKGAKGITSFIVEKDFPGFSVGKVEEKMGLHGSQSVELFFEDCEVPIENVLGEEDKGYVNALKILASGRAGLAARNLGSCVKLYEMSIDYAMQREQFGKPIFEQQVIQHYLADMTLDIETLRALTYKVAWMSDQGKNLIKEAATVKLHGAEVYNRVADLAVQIHGGMGYMKEYPIERYYRDARITKIYEGTSEIQKNIIASRLKKEYS
- a CDS encoding CaiB/BaiF CoA transferase family protein, with product MGVLDGIRILDLTRLLPGPYCTMLMGDYGAEVIKVEQPVIGDYGRNTDPFIEGYSSRHLVLNRNKKSITLDLKSEEGRDIFKDLAKDADVIIEGFRPGVMNKLGLSYDEMSAINPGIVYCSITGYGQDGPYSQLAGHDINYIGYSGVLGLIGEKNGKPVVPGVQIADIGGGSLMSLSGVLMALLHKERTGQGQYVDISMMDGVLSWLSGVAGGYLAANEKPKRGETRLSGQKACYGVYETKDGKYLSVGALEEKFWARLCQLLGKEDFIERLSAPEDEQQEMKQELQRIFLQKNQQEWLTLLKEEETCVGPVYDIDEVFADPQVIAREMMIESEHPALGMLKQIGFPIKFSTEKGDLRRNAPDLGEHNQELLDELGYSPTDIQQFKQKKIV
- a CDS encoding MaoC/PaaZ C-terminal domain-containing protein — its product is MGLIYIEVGENFPVIEKDPISRVQLVKYAGASGDFNPLHTVEEVGEQAGTGVIAHGMLIMGMAAEGVTTWVPRKNVKKLNVRFQKMTYPGESIRIVGSILDKKGDNRVVGEVQAINRDGEVKVKGKFECELPSK
- a CDS encoding PaaI family thioesterase, whose translation is MDNEYLTWLQNDFEDSPFWKHMGISMDYLSEGEARIKMPVSQNQMNCNQYLHGGAITSLLDSIMGVTIRSSRDVKVATISFNSHFVAPVKDGVLYATANVVHSGKRILPMESKVIDDQGRLIATASAAFTFLKK
- a CDS encoding NAD(P)H-dependent flavin oxidoreductase; amino-acid sequence: MPNRVSQTFGIDYPIIQGGLAYLAFAELAAAVSNAGGLGQITATFFKDAERLRAEIRKVKQLTTRPFGINFALGRRPVDHFVDVAIEEEVPAISVTAGNPSNVFQQLEGTDIKKLVLVASVRQAQKAEELGADAVIVVGTEGGGHLGRDDVGTIVLVPKVAAAVSIPVLASGGLVDGRGYAAALALGAEGIEMGTRFIATKECIAHPRYKEAIVNARENETIIIKKSIGIPARGLRSEATEKIAQMEEKGATFEELWPYINGEANQKFIQDGDAEEGFGWAGQGVGLIDDIPSVKQLFDNILEEAQSARKRLDDNI
- a CDS encoding NAD-dependent succinate-semialdehyde dehydrogenase, with amino-acid sequence MYINGEWIQTNNVLEVSNPATSELVDEVFLVDKTQTEYAIKAAKKAISGWSATTAEKRAVYLNLVAEKLEERKSYFANIITKEMGKSIHNALYEVQAAANFFRWYAEEGRRVYGNTIPTSDNQKRISTIKQPVGVIGAITPWNFPLYMIARKFAPALAAGCTLILKPAPEAPLSSVELFKVFEEVGIPQGVVNLVLGEATEVASALMESHDVKKITFTGSTEVGKILMRQSADTVKKISMELGGHAPFIIFPDADVDLAVEGLVKSKFASTGQQCVSPNRIYVEESIYEIFAERLKDRVSLLKVGNGLDEANDIGAMISEDGLHKTHEHVKDAINKGANLVYGGSRLEDGEHANGYFYSPTVLTDTEEGMKILTEETFGPVIPLIRFSSEDEVIQKANETNYGLASYFYTKDLGRMHRVSEKLEFGIVGVNDPAPFVVQAPFGGVKESGIGKEGGFQGIEEYLETKYVSVLINGSTS
- a CDS encoding SDR family NAD(P)-dependent oxidoreductase, which produces MELGLEGKVALITGSSRGIGLETALYLVKEGAEVTICARNKSRLEEAAAYILEETGKEVFFVETDVSNKEDCQKVVAATFEKYGRLDILINNAGTSQAYSFEDVDTDLWQQDLDLKLFGAIHCSRNAIPHMRQVGGGAIVNVTAAIGKTPSASSLPTSVSRAAGMSLTKAMSKDLGRDNIRVNTVCIGLIRSEQIEKMWKKQNPELSWEQFSSKERQIPLGRIGDTDEAAKVINFLASDAASYVTGTSVNIDGGMVGAL
- the tnpA gene encoding IS200/IS605 family transposase, encoding MGAKSLSHTRWDCSYHIIFIPKYRRKVFFKEIRREVGEILRRLCEYKNVELEKGSISSDHVHMYVKIPPKISVSEFMGYLKGKSALMVFDRFPEMRQKGNGRHLWAKGYYVSTVGINKDVIREYIQQQEEADIIEDRLSR